A window of Tautonia plasticadhaerens contains these coding sequences:
- the arfB gene encoding alternative ribosome rescue aminoacyl-tRNA hydrolase ArfB: MLRINDRISIPMDELHFDYARSGGPGGQNVNKVATKAVMRWTPADSPSLPEPVRRRLLRAVGPRLNSEGELIISSQRTRDRLRNIDDCLDKLRDLVLEAATPPKPRIPTRPTLGSKQRTTESKKQRSQTKKLRKPPSFD, translated from the coding sequence ATGCTTCGCATCAACGACCGGATCTCGATCCCGATGGACGAGCTCCACTTCGACTACGCCCGATCCGGCGGCCCCGGCGGCCAGAACGTCAACAAGGTCGCCACCAAGGCCGTGATGCGCTGGACGCCCGCCGACAGCCCGAGCCTCCCCGAGCCCGTCCGCCGCCGACTGCTCCGGGCCGTCGGCCCCCGGCTGAATTCCGAGGGGGAGCTGATCATCTCCTCCCAGCGGACGAGGGACCGCCTCCGGAACATCGACGACTGCCTGGACAAGCTCCGGGACCTCGTCCTCGAGGCCGCCACCCCCCCCAAGCCCCGGATCCCCACCAGGCCCACGCTCGGCTCGAAGCAGCGCACGACCGAGTCCAAGAAGCAGCGATCCCAGACCAAGAAGCTCCGCAAGCCCCCCTCGTTCGACTGA